From one Astatotilapia calliptera chromosome 10, fAstCal1.2, whole genome shotgun sequence genomic stretch:
- the LOC113030915 gene encoding mitochondrial uncoupling protein 2-like, with translation MVGMKPKDVMPSAAVKFFGAGTAACIADLVTFPLDTAKVRLQLQGESQIAEGVGALKYRGVFGTITTMVRTEGARSLYNGLVAGLQRQMSFASVRIGLYDSMKQFYTRGTESAGIVTRLMAGCTTGAMAVAFAQPTDVVKVRFQAQVRLADGERRYNGTIDAYKTIARDEGVRGLWRGCMPNITRNAIVNCAELVTYDMIKELILKYNLMTDNLPCHFTAAFSAGFCTTVVASPVDVVKTRFMNSGHGQYSSALNCAFTMLRNEGSTAFYKGFMPSFLRLGSWNIVMFVTYEQIKKGMSRTQQYWESPF, from the exons ATGGTTGGCATGAAACCCAAAGATGTGATGCCCTCTGCGGCAGTTAAGTTCTTCGGAGCAGGCACGGCAGCCTGCATTGCCGACCTTGTCACCTTTCCACTGGATACCGCCAAAGTCAGACTGCAG CTTCAGGGAGAGTCTCAGATAGCCGAAGGAGTTGGTGCACTGAAGTATCGGGGCGTGTTTGGCACCATCACCACCATGGTGCGCACAGAGGGGGCCAGGAGTCTGTACAATGGACTGGTGGCAGGCCTGCAGAGACAGATGAGCTTCGCTTCTGTCCGTATCGGCCTTTACGACTCCATGAAGCAATTCTACACCCGAGGCACCGAGA GTGCAGGGATCGTTACTCGGCTCATGGCGGGCTGCACCACCGGGGCAATGGCTGTGGCTTTTGCACAGCCAACAGATGTGGTAAAGGTGCGTTTTCAAGCCCAGGTCCGACTGGCTGACGGCGAGAGGAGATACAACGGCACAATAGATGCCTACAAGACGATTGCCCGAGATGAGGGTGTACGTGGCCTGTGGAGAG GATGCATGCCAAACATCACTCGTAACGCCATCGTAAACTGCGCAGAGCTGGTGACCTACGACATGATCAAAGAACTCATCCTGAAGTACAACCTAATGACAG ACAACCTGCCGTGCCACTTCACGGCCGCCTTCAGCGCAGGCTTCTGCACCACAGTTGTGGCTTCTCCTGTGGATGTAGTTAAAACACGTTTCATGAACTCAGGACACGGCCAGTACAGCAGCGCTCTCAACTGTGCCTTCACAATGCTAAGAAACGAAGGATCCACGGCTTTCTATAAAGG gTTCATGCCTTCTTTCCTGCGACTCGGCTCCTGGAACATTGTGATGTTTGTCACCTATGAGCAAATTAAAAAAGGCATGAGCAGGACACAGCAGTACTGGGAGTCTCCGTTCTGA
- the LOC113031003 gene encoding mitochondrial uncoupling protein 2-like isoform X1 produces MVGFRPADVPPSAAVKFVGAGTAACIADLLTFPLDTAKVRLQIQGETRGSAATGSGSTVKYRGVFGTIATMVRTEGPLSLYSGLVAGLQRQMSFASVRIGLYDSVKQFYTKGSDHVGIGSRLLAGSTTGALAVAIAQPTDVVKVRFQAQARCLGRARRYCSTVDAYKTIAKEEGICGLWKGTAPNIARNAIVNCTELVTYDFIKDMLLRSTQLTDNLPCHFASAFGAGLCTTVIASPVDVVKTRYMNSALGQYSSVLNCAAAMMTNEGPRAFYKGFIPSFLRLGSWNVVMFVTYEQLKRAMMAANHSCKAYL; encoded by the exons ATGGTTGGATTCAGGCCTGCAGATGTGCCACCTTCGGCAGCTGTAAAGTTTGTGGGAGCAGGAACTGCAGCCTGCATCGCTGACCTGCTCACCTTTCCCTTAGACACAGCCAAAGTGCGACTGCAG ATCCAAGGAGAGACCAGAGGCTCTGCTGCTACAGGGAGCGGCTCTACGGTGAAGTATCGAGGGGTGTTCGGCACCATCGCCACCATGGTGCGTACTGAGGGTCCTCTGAGTCTTTACAGTGGGCTGGTGGCAGGACTCCAGAGGCAGATGAGCTTTGCGTCTGTCCGAATTGGTCTCTACGACTCTGTTAAACAGTTCTACACTAAAGGCTCTGACC ATGTGGGCATTGGGAGTCGGCTGCTGGCTGGATCTACCACAGGTGCCTTGGCGGTTGCCATTGCTCAGCCCACAGACGTGGTGAAAGTTCGCTTCCAGGCACAGGCCAGATGTCTTGGCCGTGCCAGGCGCTACTGTAGCACAGTGGATGCTTACAAGACAATTGCCAAGGAGGAAGGCATTTGTGGTCTGTGGAAAG gcacagcTCCAAACATTGCACGTAACGCTATTGTTAACTGCACAGAACTGGTGACCTATGACTTCATCAAGGATATGCTCCTTAGGTCCACGCAGCTGACAG ATAATCTGCCCTGCCATTTTGCATCAGCCTTTGGTGCGGGGTTGTGCACAACAGTGATCGCCTCCCCTGTTGATGTGGTCAAGACAAGATACATGAACTCTGCTCTTGGCCAGTACAGCAGCGTTCTCAACTGTGCTGCTGCCATGATGACCAATGAAGGCCCGCGTGCTTTTTACAAAGG GTTTATCCCGTCTTTCTTACGCCTGGGGTCCTGGAACGTGGTCATGTTTGTGACGTACGAGCAGCTGAAACGAGCAATGATGGCAGCGAATCACAGCTGCAAAGCTTATCTGTAA
- the LOC113031003 gene encoding mitochondrial uncoupling protein 2-like isoform X2 — translation MVGFRPADVPPSAAVKFVGAGTAACIADLLTFPLDTAKIQGETRGSAATGSGSTVKYRGVFGTIATMVRTEGPLSLYSGLVAGLQRQMSFASVRIGLYDSVKQFYTKGSDHVGIGSRLLAGSTTGALAVAIAQPTDVVKVRFQAQARCLGRARRYCSTVDAYKTIAKEEGICGLWKGTAPNIARNAIVNCTELVTYDFIKDMLLRSTQLTDNLPCHFASAFGAGLCTTVIASPVDVVKTRYMNSALGQYSSVLNCAAAMMTNEGPRAFYKGFIPSFLRLGSWNVVMFVTYEQLKRAMMAANHSCKAYL, via the exons ATGGTTGGATTCAGGCCTGCAGATGTGCCACCTTCGGCAGCTGTAAAGTTTGTGGGAGCAGGAACTGCAGCCTGCATCGCTGACCTGCTCACCTTTCCCTTAGACACAGCCAAA ATCCAAGGAGAGACCAGAGGCTCTGCTGCTACAGGGAGCGGCTCTACGGTGAAGTATCGAGGGGTGTTCGGCACCATCGCCACCATGGTGCGTACTGAGGGTCCTCTGAGTCTTTACAGTGGGCTGGTGGCAGGACTCCAGAGGCAGATGAGCTTTGCGTCTGTCCGAATTGGTCTCTACGACTCTGTTAAACAGTTCTACACTAAAGGCTCTGACC ATGTGGGCATTGGGAGTCGGCTGCTGGCTGGATCTACCACAGGTGCCTTGGCGGTTGCCATTGCTCAGCCCACAGACGTGGTGAAAGTTCGCTTCCAGGCACAGGCCAGATGTCTTGGCCGTGCCAGGCGCTACTGTAGCACAGTGGATGCTTACAAGACAATTGCCAAGGAGGAAGGCATTTGTGGTCTGTGGAAAG gcacagcTCCAAACATTGCACGTAACGCTATTGTTAACTGCACAGAACTGGTGACCTATGACTTCATCAAGGATATGCTCCTTAGGTCCACGCAGCTGACAG ATAATCTGCCCTGCCATTTTGCATCAGCCTTTGGTGCGGGGTTGTGCACAACAGTGATCGCCTCCCCTGTTGATGTGGTCAAGACAAGATACATGAACTCTGCTCTTGGCCAGTACAGCAGCGTTCTCAACTGTGCTGCTGCCATGATGACCAATGAAGGCCCGCGTGCTTTTTACAAAGG GTTTATCCCGTCTTTCTTACGCCTGGGGTCCTGGAACGTGGTCATGTTTGTGACGTACGAGCAGCTGAAACGAGCAATGATGGCAGCGAATCACAGCTGCAAAGCTTATCTGTAA